The proteins below are encoded in one region of Streptomyces sp. NBC_00490:
- a CDS encoding sugar phosphate isomerase/epimerase family protein codes for MTAPRTDAAGPFAPCLNPATLSGIPLPQFLALAAGAGFPTVEVSIQQAQAHGIAPLRELLQEMGVSVAAASGILPAGPVLPAPLLVDPDTYRTCLDGLDSRLEAMAALGCTVATTVLNPRSALDTREARAVARKRIRELATAAGVHGVRLAVEAVSIHTGLPPELDGPHPVLDSLPRLAELLDETDADNAGVLVDSFHWAAAGADPGHITMLGPDRITHVQIADTPAHHAIGELTDRHRLFPGDGGLAWPVLADALDQAGYAGPVSVELFNPELRALPAGSIVRLSHHAAARCFTLAEASR; via the coding sequence ATGACCGCGCCCCGCACGGATGCCGCCGGGCCGTTCGCGCCCTGCCTCAACCCGGCCACCCTCTCCGGCATCCCGCTCCCGCAGTTCCTGGCCCTGGCCGCGGGCGCCGGATTCCCCACGGTCGAGGTCTCCATCCAGCAGGCCCAGGCCCACGGCATCGCCCCCTTACGGGAGCTGCTGCAGGAGATGGGCGTGAGCGTGGCGGCCGCGAGCGGCATCCTGCCCGCAGGGCCCGTCCTGCCCGCCCCGCTGCTGGTCGACCCGGACACCTACCGCACCTGCCTGGACGGCCTGGACAGCCGGCTGGAGGCCATGGCCGCCCTTGGCTGCACGGTGGCCACGACCGTCCTCAACCCCCGCTCCGCGCTGGACACCCGCGAGGCGCGGGCCGTCGCCCGGAAGCGGATCCGCGAGCTCGCCACCGCTGCCGGCGTGCACGGTGTGCGGCTCGCCGTCGAGGCCGTCAGCATCCACACCGGGCTGCCGCCCGAGCTGGACGGCCCGCACCCGGTCCTCGACAGCCTGCCCCGGCTCGCCGAACTGCTGGACGAGACCGACGCAGACAACGCGGGTGTGCTGGTGGACTCCTTCCACTGGGCGGCCGCCGGCGCCGACCCCGGCCACATCACCATGCTCGGCCCGGACCGCATCACGCACGTCCAGATCGCCGACACCCCGGCCCACCACGCGATCGGCGAACTCACCGACCGCCACCGCCTGTTCCCCGGCGACGGGGGGCTGGCCTGGCCGGTCCTCGCCGACGCCCTGGACCAGGCCGGGTACGCCGGGCCGGTGAGCGTGGAGCTGTTCAACCCTGAACTGCGGGCGCTGCCCGCAGGCTCGATCGTCCGCCTGTCCCACCACGCGGCCGCCCGCTGCTTCACCCTCGCGGAGGCATCCCGATGA
- a CDS encoding glycosyltransferase: MSDPKPPLVSVVVSARGNTRHVRDLLDALAQQTLPGGLLEAIVVDNDLPGPVRPIADAVRDGGWPFPVRVLYEPTPGLSAGRNRGICAARGQYVAITDPDITPEPGWLEALVTAIEEEKVFAVGGRTHVTYPGGQATALTKALRECHGAVDWPEGREPAVWPYWVTGCNLLFHRRTALDIGLFRTDLGRRGRWMGDCEDLEFIDRARQAGHQTLIEPAAVASHPVYRPETTLKYFLRQGAGHGVCVARMHLSVIVEPAAIQAGRDAVHAAVINLAAGWTFLDRARAVEGARDLARIGAYHLERGRLRLLSRRPIALSQHAPTKESPAWT; encoded by the coding sequence ATGTCCGATCCGAAACCGCCGCTGGTCTCCGTGGTCGTGAGCGCCCGTGGCAATACCCGGCACGTACGGGACCTGCTGGACGCCCTGGCCCAGCAGACGCTGCCGGGAGGGCTGTTGGAAGCGATCGTGGTGGACAACGACCTGCCCGGGCCCGTACGGCCGATTGCGGACGCGGTCCGCGACGGCGGCTGGCCGTTTCCCGTGCGGGTGCTGTACGAGCCGACCCCCGGTCTGAGTGCCGGCCGCAACCGCGGGATCTGCGCGGCCCGCGGCCAGTACGTCGCCATCACCGACCCCGACATCACCCCCGAACCCGGCTGGCTTGAGGCTCTCGTCACCGCGATCGAGGAAGAGAAGGTGTTCGCGGTCGGCGGCCGCACCCATGTCACCTATCCGGGCGGCCAGGCCACGGCGTTGACGAAGGCGCTGCGCGAGTGCCACGGCGCGGTGGACTGGCCCGAGGGACGGGAGCCGGCCGTGTGGCCGTACTGGGTCACCGGCTGCAACCTCCTCTTCCACCGCCGGACCGCTCTCGACATCGGCCTGTTCCGTACCGATCTCGGGCGCCGCGGGCGGTGGATGGGCGACTGCGAGGACCTGGAGTTCATCGACCGGGCCCGCCAGGCCGGCCACCAGACCCTCATCGAGCCGGCCGCCGTCGCCTCCCACCCCGTGTACCGCCCGGAGACCACCCTCAAGTACTTCCTGCGCCAGGGCGCCGGGCACGGCGTGTGCGTCGCCCGGATGCACCTGAGCGTGATCGTTGAGCCCGCCGCGATCCAGGCCGGCCGCGACGCGGTGCACGCCGCCGTCATCAACCTCGCCGCCGGGTGGACGTTCCTGGACCGTGCCCGCGCCGTCGAAGGCGCCCGCGACCTCGCCCGGATCGGCGCCTACCACCTCGAACGCGGACGGCTGCGCCTGCTCAGCCGCCGCCCCATCGCCCTCTCCCAGCACGCCCCGACAAAGGAGTCCCCCGCATGGACGTGA
- a CDS encoding methionine adenosyltransferase, whose product MDVITTIGLPAAATPLGVEVVERKGAGHPDTLADGVAEAISRAYSRYCLEEFGAILHHNTDKTSLLGGAADVRFGHGELTAPIQVLVNGRITAALGDHTIPVTDIVTTAARDYLASALPLLDTSRWVDVRPRLTQASSPGAVHAAGAAQREASRQRWFAPRTLDDLAERHRMFSNDTSAGVAYWPLGIAEQLALGVEEQLTSEAFRAEHPYYGTDIKLMVVRHGTSVQLTACVPQIARETADLDTYIARRTQARDLITHLASTIAPEHHVTVAINTRDDDTRPELYLTATGSSIESGDEGVVGRGNRANGLISMLRPWSAEGVSGKNPVYHVGKLYNLAAAEAARRLHEETGRDCAVVLVSQSGRDLTDPWQAIVQTSGPHPLGRAGVRRVIGEVMADLGTLREQLLDGKLATA is encoded by the coding sequence ATGGACGTGATCACCACCATCGGCCTGCCTGCCGCCGCCACCCCGTTGGGCGTCGAGGTCGTCGAGCGCAAGGGCGCCGGTCATCCCGACACCCTCGCCGACGGCGTGGCCGAGGCGATCTCCCGCGCCTACAGCCGCTACTGCCTCGAGGAGTTCGGCGCGATCCTGCACCACAACACCGACAAGACGTCCCTGCTCGGCGGAGCCGCCGACGTGCGCTTCGGCCACGGCGAGCTCACCGCACCCATCCAGGTCCTGGTCAACGGGCGCATCACCGCCGCCCTCGGCGACCACACCATCCCGGTCACCGACATCGTCACCACCGCCGCGCGCGACTATCTCGCGAGCGCGCTACCGCTGCTCGACACCTCGCGGTGGGTCGACGTGCGGCCGCGGCTGACGCAGGCCTCCAGCCCCGGCGCCGTCCACGCCGCAGGCGCCGCCCAGCGCGAGGCCTCCCGCCAGCGGTGGTTCGCCCCGCGCACCCTGGACGACCTCGCCGAACGCCACCGCATGTTCTCCAACGACACCTCAGCCGGCGTCGCCTACTGGCCGCTGGGCATCGCCGAGCAGCTCGCCCTCGGCGTCGAGGAGCAGCTGACGAGCGAGGCGTTCCGCGCCGAACACCCCTACTACGGCACCGACATCAAGCTCATGGTCGTCCGGCACGGTACGAGCGTGCAGCTGACGGCCTGCGTTCCGCAGATCGCCCGCGAGACGGCGGACCTGGACACCTACATCGCCCGCCGAACCCAGGCCCGCGACCTGATCACCCACCTCGCGTCGACGATCGCACCCGAGCACCACGTGACGGTGGCCATCAACACCCGCGACGACGACACCCGCCCGGAGCTGTATCTGACGGCGACGGGCTCGTCGATCGAGTCCGGCGACGAAGGCGTCGTCGGACGCGGCAACCGCGCCAACGGTCTGATCAGCATGCTCAGGCCCTGGTCCGCCGAGGGCGTCTCCGGCAAGAACCCCGTCTACCACGTCGGCAAGCTGTACAACCTGGCAGCCGCCGAGGCAGCCCGCCGCCTGCACGAGGAGACCGGGCGGGACTGTGCGGTCGTGCTCGTCTCCCAGTCCGGCCGGGACCTGACCGACCCCTGGCAGGCGATCGTGCAGACCTCTGGCCCCCACCCCCTCGGCAGGGCCGGCGTGCGGCGGGTGATCGGCGAAGTGATGGCGGACCTGGGCACGCTGCGCGAGCAGTTGCTGGACGGAAAGCTGGCCACTGCATGA
- a CDS encoding antibiotic ABC transporter ATP-binding protein, which translates to MARIVLVHGIGQQYEGPELLSLRLGTALRDGVRLAAGIRLAPDDVACAFYGNVFVESGTRSDELPPWDEHDVEEGLEADLLDAWWQQAAAIDDEVPPADEEDTRGAVAFGASRLLLSQRVRTALDALSGARFFKPVTERMLIGELKQVRRYLDEPPVWQAARAAVAAEISADTRVVVAHSLGSVVAYEALCEHPQWPVTDLVTVGSPLGLPVIFRRLSPLPAQGRGVWPGSVMRWTNIADPGDIVALVNTLEPHFAPGPAGAVADRTITNGVQMHDLQRYLTAPKTASAIAAGLQE; encoded by the coding sequence ATGGCGCGGATTGTGCTTGTCCATGGGATCGGCCAGCAGTACGAGGGGCCGGAGTTGCTGTCATTGCGGCTGGGGACAGCGCTGCGTGACGGCGTGCGCTTGGCCGCTGGGATTCGGTTGGCGCCGGACGATGTCGCGTGTGCATTTTACGGGAACGTGTTCGTCGAGTCGGGTACGCGGTCCGACGAGCTGCCGCCCTGGGATGAGCACGATGTCGAGGAAGGACTGGAAGCGGACCTGCTGGACGCGTGGTGGCAGCAGGCCGCGGCGATCGACGACGAGGTTCCTCCCGCCGACGAGGAGGACACCCGCGGTGCCGTGGCGTTCGGTGCGTCGCGGCTGCTGTTGTCGCAGCGGGTGCGGACGGCCCTGGACGCGTTGTCGGGGGCACGGTTTTTCAAGCCGGTGACGGAGCGCATGCTGATCGGTGAGCTGAAGCAGGTACGCCGCTACCTGGACGAGCCACCCGTCTGGCAGGCGGCGCGCGCCGCGGTAGCGGCGGAGATCAGCGCGGACACCAGGGTGGTGGTGGCGCATTCGCTGGGGTCCGTGGTTGCGTACGAGGCGTTGTGCGAGCATCCGCAGTGGCCGGTGACGGACCTGGTGACGGTGGGCTCGCCGCTGGGCCTGCCAGTGATCTTCCGCCGCCTCAGCCCTCTGCCCGCCCAGGGCCGCGGGGTGTGGCCGGGGAGTGTGATGCGGTGGACGAACATCGCTGATCCCGGCGACATCGTCGCCCTCGTGAACACCCTGGAACCTCACTTCGCGCCCGGGCCTGCCGGAGCAGTGGCCGACCGGACGATCACCAACGGCGTGCAGATGCATGATCTCCAGCGGTATCTGACGGCGCCGAAGACCGCGTCCGCGATCGCCGCTGGCCTGCAGGAGTAG
- a CDS encoding caspase family protein yields MASAPQPSHQPGQEDGRRFLITAGVETYQDSRITDLPGAVRDAKRVRELLEPMGYTHVLPRLVRNPTRAMLAEDIENWAEEALLGPQDIVVMYFAGHGIRAEDRHYLQCTDSQAGRRARALPAEDLARPLVMSGAGHLLVMLDTCYAAAGTQDINRMAGDLAHLHRDTANRWHLAAARAKDRAKDNAFVDALTDAFTHPRHGPTQQFMSVREVTDRINAYFAEHRPLQQARLTTSETDGKDPFFPSHPFIPGLPEDGIDLAALARLRHQHAGFFGPRSKGLEHAGEYGDYFTGRTRALDELEAFLTTPAAEHDRKARVVTGKPGSGKSALLGRLLTHCDPAHPHPVVGPPPAAPHQASSANGGSPQRPISLPVIVLHARRAPLEDLIADLTAALGLSADAGRDDILTVLGTRTDPVAVVVDSLDEAGTAGDARESLRVARELLQPLSVLPAVRLVIGTRHPQIRALGRAVHLIDLDKPPYLTTGDISVYAQALLEDAQDPHSRSPYRDRPHLAATVAEGIARRAGSSFLVARMTARALVHGQIHIDTGQPGWHERLPSDAGEAFAAYLDRFGPARPKAERLLRPLAYAQGAGLPWSTLWAPLAEALSGVSCSNDDLDWLHTHAGAYITETSSPDGSAYRLFHETMAEHLRRPGREADDHALIARTLARLVPTDPATNLTDWPAAHPYIPRHLATHAAAGDILNDFVRDAEYLVHAYPAHLLNAFALHTPAMQTADARLAAAIYRASANIHITLTLNQRRDILAIDAARYQQRHLAACLSRSRPWTPRWATGTLVNPAHHATLTGHTAPVYAVVVVQIDGRPHAVTTSRDGTMRVWDVEAGTERATLTGSVYAMAVAQIDGRPHAVTTSDDGMVRVWDLEAGTERATLTGPVYAVVVAQIGGRSHAVTTSSDDTVRVWDVEAGTERATLTGHTDSVYAVVVAQIDGRPHAVSASKDRTVRVWDLEAGTERATLTGHTGPVYAVVVAQIGGRSHAVTTSSDDTVRVWDVEAGTERATLTGHTDSVNAVVVAQIDGRPHAVTASDDRTVRVWDLEAGTERATLTGHTDSVNAVVVAQIDGRPHAVTASDDRTVRVWDLEAGTEHATLTGHTDSVNAVVVAQIDGRPHAVTASSDDTVRVWDLEVETEHATLTGHTDSVNAVVVAQIDGRPHAVTASSDDTVRVWDVEAGTEHAALTGHTGPVNGVVVQIDGRPHAVTASSDDTVGVWDVEAGTERATLTGHTDSVYAVVVAQIDGRPHAVSASKDRTVRVWDLEAGTERATLTGHTGPVYAVVVAQIGGRSHAVTASSDDTVRVWDVEAGTERATLTGSVYAVVVAQIDGRPHAVTTSDDGMVRVWDVEAGTERAVLTGHTGPVYAVVVVQIDGRPHAVTASFDRTVRVWDLEAGTERATLTGHTDSVNAVVVAQIDGRPHAVTTSFDRTVRLWDLVSARSIAVAYTPLPVSALDVHDRTAILGMTSEIVVLERAQE; encoded by the coding sequence ATGGCCTCCGCACCACAGCCGTCCCACCAGCCGGGCCAGGAGGACGGGCGCCGTTTCCTGATCACTGCCGGGGTGGAGACCTACCAGGACTCCAGGATCACTGATCTGCCCGGTGCGGTGCGGGACGCGAAACGAGTACGGGAACTGCTGGAGCCCATGGGCTACACCCACGTGCTTCCCCGCCTCGTCCGCAACCCGACGCGAGCCATGCTCGCCGAGGACATCGAGAACTGGGCGGAGGAGGCGCTGCTCGGCCCGCAGGACATCGTGGTCATGTACTTCGCCGGCCACGGCATCCGGGCCGAGGACCGTCACTACCTCCAGTGCACCGACAGCCAGGCCGGCCGCCGAGCACGGGCCCTGCCAGCCGAGGACCTGGCACGCCCGCTGGTGATGAGCGGGGCCGGGCATCTGCTGGTCATGCTGGACACCTGCTACGCCGCGGCTGGCACGCAGGACATCAATCGGATGGCCGGGGACCTCGCCCACCTTCACCGGGACACGGCCAACCGGTGGCACCTGGCGGCTGCCCGGGCGAAAGACCGCGCCAAGGACAACGCGTTCGTGGATGCCCTCACCGATGCGTTCACCCACCCCCGCCACGGTCCGACCCAGCAGTTCATGAGCGTGCGAGAAGTCACCGACCGCATCAACGCCTACTTCGCCGAACACCGCCCGCTCCAGCAGGCCCGGCTGACCACGTCCGAGACCGACGGCAAGGACCCCTTCTTCCCCAGCCACCCCTTCATCCCCGGCTTGCCCGAAGACGGCATCGACCTCGCCGCCCTGGCCCGACTGCGCCACCAGCACGCGGGGTTCTTCGGACCGCGCAGCAAGGGCCTGGAGCATGCCGGCGAGTACGGCGACTACTTCACCGGCCGGACCCGCGCGCTGGACGAACTTGAGGCGTTCCTCACCACGCCCGCCGCTGAGCACGACCGCAAGGCCCGCGTCGTCACCGGGAAACCCGGCTCCGGCAAGTCGGCACTGCTGGGACGCCTGCTGACGCACTGCGACCCCGCACACCCGCACCCGGTTGTAGGACCCCCGCCCGCAGCGCCGCACCAGGCATCATCGGCGAACGGAGGCAGTCCGCAACGGCCTATCTCCCTGCCGGTGATCGTGCTGCACGCGCGTCGTGCGCCGTTGGAGGATCTGATAGCCGACCTCACCGCGGCCCTGGGCCTGTCCGCCGATGCTGGCCGTGACGACATCCTCACCGTCCTGGGAACCCGCACCGACCCGGTGGCTGTCGTGGTCGACTCCCTGGACGAGGCCGGCACAGCCGGCGATGCCCGCGAGAGCCTGCGCGTCGCCCGTGAACTCCTCCAGCCCCTGTCCGTGCTGCCAGCCGTGCGGCTCGTGATCGGCACACGCCACCCGCAAATCCGTGCCCTCGGCCGCGCCGTCCATCTCATCGACCTCGACAAGCCGCCCTACCTCACCACAGGCGACATCTCCGTCTACGCCCAGGCCCTCCTCGAAGACGCCCAGGACCCCCACTCCCGCTCGCCCTACCGTGACCGGCCCCATCTGGCAGCTACCGTCGCTGAAGGCATCGCCCGGCGCGCCGGTTCGTCCTTCCTGGTAGCACGGATGACCGCGCGCGCTCTCGTCCACGGCCAGATCCACATCGACACCGGCCAGCCCGGCTGGCACGAACGCCTGCCCAGTGACGCCGGGGAGGCATTCGCCGCCTACCTCGACCGCTTTGGCCCCGCGCGTCCCAAAGCCGAACGGCTCCTGCGCCCACTCGCCTACGCCCAGGGCGCCGGGCTGCCCTGGTCCACCCTCTGGGCACCGCTCGCCGAAGCCCTCTCCGGCGTGTCGTGTTCCAACGACGACCTCGACTGGCTCCACACCCACGCCGGCGCCTACATCACCGAAACCTCCTCACCTGACGGATCTGCCTACCGCCTCTTCCACGAGACCATGGCCGAACACCTGCGCCGCCCCGGTCGCGAAGCCGACGACCATGCCCTCATCGCCCGCACCCTCGCCCGCCTCGTCCCCACCGACCCAGCAACCAACCTCACCGACTGGCCCGCGGCCCACCCCTACATCCCCCGCCACCTCGCCACCCACGCCGCCGCAGGAGACATCCTCAACGACTTCGTACGAGACGCCGAGTACCTCGTCCACGCTTACCCCGCTCACCTCCTGAACGCGTTCGCCCTGCACACTCCGGCCATGCAAACGGCCGACGCCCGCCTCGCCGCCGCCATCTACCGCGCTTCCGCCAACATCCACATCACCCTCACCCTCAACCAGCGCCGTGACATCCTCGCCATCGACGCCGCCCGCTACCAGCAACGCCACCTCGCCGCCTGCCTGTCGCGAAGCCGCCCCTGGACACCACGCTGGGCCACCGGCACCCTCGTCAACCCCGCACACCATGCCACCCTCACCGGCCATACCGCACCGGTGTACGCGGTGGTGGTGGTGCAGATCGACGGCCGCCCGCACGCCGTCACCACCAGCAGAGACGGCACGATGCGGGTGTGGGATGTGGAGGCGGGAACCGAACGCGCCACCCTCACCGGCTCGGTGTACGCGATGGCGGTGGCGCAGATCGACGGCCGCCCGCACGCCGTCACCACGAGCGACGACGGCATGGTGCGGGTGTGGGACTTGGAGGCGGGAACCGAACGCGCCACCCTCACCGGTCCGGTGTACGCGGTGGTGGTGGCGCAGATCGGCGGCCGCAGCCACGCCGTCACCACCAGCAGCGACGACACGGTGCGGGTGTGGGATGTGGAGGCGGGAACCGAACGCGCCACCCTGACCGGCCACACCGACTCGGTGTACGCGGTGGTGGTGGCGCAGATCGACGGCCGCCCGCACGCTGTCAGCGCCAGCAAGGACCGTACGGTGCGGGTGTGGGACTTGGAGGCGGGAACCGAACGCGCCACCCTGACCGGCCACACCGGTCCGGTGTACGCGGTGGTGGTGGCGCAGATCGGCGGCCGCAGCCACGCCGTCACCACCAGCAGCGACGACACGGTGCGGGTGTGGGATGTGGAGGCGGGAACCGAACGCGCCACCCTGACCGGCCACACCGACTCGGTGAACGCGGTGGTGGTCGCGCAGATCGACGGCCGCCCGCACGCCGTCACCGCCAGCGACGACCGCACGGTGCGGGTGTGGGACTTGGAGGCGGGAACCGAACGCGCCACCCTGACCGGCCACACCGACTCGGTGAACGCGGTGGTGGTCGCGCAGATCGACGGCCGCCCGCACGCCGTCACCGCCAGCGACGACCGCACGGTGCGGGTGTGGGACTTGGAGGCGGGAACCGAACACGCCACCCTGACCGGCCACACCGACTCGGTGAACGCGGTGGTGGTCGCGCAGATCGACGGCCGCCCGCACGCCGTCACCGCCAGCAGCGACGACACGGTGCGGGTGTGGGACTTGGAGGTGGAAACCGAACACGCCACCCTGACCGGCCACACCGACTCGGTGAACGCGGTGGTGGTCGCGCAGATCGACGGCCGCCCGCACGCCGTCACCGCCAGCAGCGACGACACGGTGCGGGTGTGGGATGTGGAGGCGGGAACCGAACACGCCGCCCTGACCGGTCACACCGGACCCGTGAACGGGGTGGTGGTGCAGATCGACGGCCGCCCGCACGCCGTCACCGCCAGCAGCGACGACACGGTGGGGGTGTGGGATGTGGAGGCGGGAACCGAACGCGCCACCCTGACCGGCCACACCGACTCGGTGTACGCGGTGGTGGTGGCGCAGATCGACGGCCGCCCGCACGCTGTCAGCGCCAGCAAGGACCGTACGGTGCGGGTGTGGGACTTGGAGGCGGGAACCGAACGCGCCACCCTGACCGGCCACACCGGTCCGGTGTACGCGGTGGTGGTGGCGCAGATCGGCGGCCGCAGCCACGCCGTCACCGCCAGCAGCGACGACACGGTGCGGGTGTGGGATGTGGAGGCGGGGACCGAACGCGCCACCCTCACCGGCTCGGTGTACGCGGTGGTGGTGGCGCAGATCGACGGCCGCCCGCACGCCGTCACCACGAGCGACGACGGCATGGTGCGGGTGTGGGATGTGGAGGCGGGAACCGAACGCGCCGTCCTCACCGGCCACACCGGTCCGGTGTACGCGGTGGTGGTGGTGCAGATCGACGGCCGCCCGCACGCCGTCACCGCCAGCTTCGACCGCACGGTGCGGGTGTGGGACTTGGAGGCGGGAACCGAACGCGCCACCCTGACCGGCCACACCGACTCGGTGAACGCGGTGGTGGTCGCGCAGATCGACGGCCGCCCGCACGCCGTCACCACCAGCTTCGACCGCACGGTGCGGCTATGGGACCTGGTTTCAGCACGTTCCATAGCAGTGGCCTACACACCGTTGCCGGTTTCCGCGCTTGATGTGCACGACCGCACCGCTATCTTGGGGATGACAAGCGAGATTGTGGTCCTTGAGCGAGCGCAGGAGTAG
- a CDS encoding transcriptional regulator, which yields MSDQLLPHPLAALRAELGLTGEGYLDRLDDVHCALGYGRMAKSRQKVSRWENRVNSPEMPAQYAMARLHGIPREDVTELGWPDFLLRAFPDDRSVLDSPWTLAGTVAAVAAATGGGSMQDRRAFLIASGAALTGLATSWSLALTEPTEALPAVSAGTAPANPRLTRALLDTLEQRLDDLRRLDDVLGGARLRQTAVAEYDLLEGLAQQTGQHGPLEHRLLSLLAESARMCGWLQFDSGRHARAQRFYVTSLRASASAGDPQVGANTLAFMAIQVYSEGNPQDAISLVRTAQDATERRSTPRVKSMLHARAARALSKTGDRTGCWRELDAARTEYARGPHDDDPSWSYWLNPGEIEMLAGSCALDLDDSRRALTHFEQARHVQYSADGYARDHVLYLTRTARAHLRLGDLDAACAAATDAFTQNATLNSSRPSDALDDLRDELAPHWHVRAVRDFLQLSA from the coding sequence ATGTCCGACCAGCTGTTACCTCATCCGCTGGCCGCTCTGCGCGCCGAACTCGGGCTGACCGGCGAGGGATACCTCGACCGCCTCGACGACGTGCACTGCGCCCTCGGCTACGGCCGGATGGCCAAGAGCCGGCAGAAGGTCTCCCGCTGGGAGAACCGCGTCAACTCCCCCGAGATGCCCGCCCAATACGCCATGGCCCGCCTCCACGGCATCCCCCGCGAGGACGTCACCGAGCTCGGCTGGCCGGATTTCCTGCTGCGCGCCTTCCCCGATGACCGTTCAGTTCTCGACAGCCCCTGGACCCTGGCGGGTACCGTGGCAGCAGTAGCCGCTGCCACCGGGGGAGGCTCCATGCAGGACCGACGGGCATTTCTCATCGCCAGCGGAGCCGCATTGACCGGCCTGGCGACGAGCTGGAGCCTCGCACTCACCGAACCAACCGAAGCCCTACCCGCTGTCTCGGCCGGCACCGCGCCCGCAAACCCCCGCCTCACCCGGGCCCTGCTGGACACCCTGGAGCAGCGCCTGGACGACCTGCGCCGCCTCGACGACGTCCTCGGTGGCGCCCGGCTTCGCCAGACAGCCGTCGCCGAGTACGACCTCCTTGAGGGGCTCGCCCAGCAGACCGGGCAGCACGGGCCGCTCGAACACCGGCTGCTGTCCCTGCTCGCCGAGTCCGCCCGGATGTGCGGCTGGCTCCAGTTCGACTCCGGGCGTCACGCCCGCGCCCAGCGCTTCTACGTCACCTCGCTGCGCGCGTCCGCGAGCGCCGGCGACCCCCAGGTCGGCGCCAACACCCTTGCCTTCATGGCGATCCAGGTCTACTCCGAGGGCAACCCCCAAGACGCCATCTCCCTGGTCCGCACCGCCCAGGACGCCACCGAGCGACGCTCCACCCCGCGCGTGAAGTCGATGCTCCACGCCCGTGCCGCCCGGGCTCTGTCCAAGACCGGCGACCGCACCGGATGCTGGCGGGAGCTGGACGCCGCACGGACCGAATACGCCCGCGGCCCCCACGACGACGACCCTTCCTGGTCGTACTGGCTCAACCCGGGCGAGATCGAGATGCTTGCCGGGTCCTGCGCGCTCGATCTCGACGACTCCCGCCGGGCCCTGACCCACTTCGAGCAGGCGCGCCATGTCCAGTACTCGGCCGACGGATACGCACGCGACCACGTCCTCTACCTCACCCGAACCGCCCGCGCCCATCTCCGGCTGGGTGACCTGGACGCCGCCTGCGCCGCTGCAACGGACGCCTTCACACAGAACGCCACCCTCAACTCCTCCCGTCCGTCGGACGCGCTCGATGACCTGCGAGACGAGTTGGCTCCTCACTGGCACGTCCGTGCTGTCCGGGACTTCCTGCAGCTGAGCGCCTAG
- a CDS encoding type II toxin-antitoxin system death-on-curing family toxin produces the protein MTRFLTPQELLQIAQTLPGDPACLDLGVLDGACARVEAHYMGRDVYASDWLKAAAMLESIALHEPLEAKNEFFAWLIAETFLNTNGVTLDYEPEEALALVMRAKHKGARVQEIAAQLRAWSAS, from the coding sequence GTGACCCGGTTCCTCACCCCGCAAGAGCTCCTGCAGATCGCGCAGACCCTCCCGGGCGACCCGGCCTGTCTCGACCTGGGCGTGCTCGACGGCGCTTGCGCTCGAGTCGAGGCCCACTACATGGGCCGTGACGTGTACGCGAGCGACTGGCTGAAGGCTGCGGCCATGCTGGAGAGCATCGCGCTGCACGAGCCGCTCGAGGCGAAGAACGAGTTCTTCGCCTGGCTGATCGCCGAGACGTTCCTCAACACCAACGGCGTCACCCTGGACTACGAGCCGGAAGAAGCCCTCGCGCTCGTCATGCGCGCCAAGCACAAGGGCGCCCGGGTCCAGGAGATCGCCGCGCAGCTGCGCGCCTGGTCCGCCAGCTGA